A window from Pyrococcus yayanosii CH1 encodes these proteins:
- a CDS encoding carbamoyltransferase family protein has translation MIVIGLHDGHDAGAVLIRDEEIFAVNEERLNRIKKYRGFPALSLRTVLEMASVSPEEVDVIAVAGIFRRQKRLLELEAHLKAVFGSDFKRKVLFVEHHLAHAASAYYTAGWRDAIVLTIDAAGDGLSSTVHIARDGEMIRIAQSTYIDSLGDFYASVTELLGFKPMRHEGKVMSLAAYGRPTYDLSNIIEVNGLTFENRLKVIGTEATKRLAELFSYPLERAREIAGEMKRGKLDGELQRRAIEIAASVQAHLERLVEELGIRLVRYNLPLAYAGGVAQNVKANAVLRRIFPNLWVFPAMDDAGLAFGAAVFVKAQFERLDGKWRPFKLEHVYLGPGYSKEKVEGFLKGEGVEYEEINDVSSFVVDALVEGKLVSFFQGRMEFGPRALGNRSILADPRDESVKERLNLALKRDVFQPFAPSILEERAEDYLADLNGPPNRFMTMSYIASEEFRRLAPAVVHVDGTTRPQSVVREVNSTYYDLIKVFEKSTGLGAVLNTSFNMHGEPIVCSPADALRTFKEARLDILVVEGFAVYSR, from the coding sequence ATGATAGTCATCGGCCTTCATGATGGACACGACGCAGGCGCCGTTCTGATAAGGGATGAGGAGATATTCGCGGTCAATGAGGAGAGGCTGAACAGGATAAAGAAGTACAGGGGCTTCCCGGCCCTCAGCCTGAGGACAGTTCTAGAGATGGCCTCAGTCAGTCCGGAAGAGGTTGACGTTATAGCGGTCGCCGGCATCTTCAGACGGCAGAAAAGGCTTCTCGAACTCGAGGCTCATTTGAAGGCTGTCTTCGGTTCCGACTTCAAGCGAAAAGTCCTCTTCGTCGAGCACCATCTTGCTCACGCTGCCTCCGCGTACTACACGGCCGGCTGGAGGGATGCGATTGTTTTAACAATAGACGCGGCCGGAGACGGCCTTAGCTCTACCGTCCACATTGCCCGGGATGGTGAGATGATTAGGATTGCCCAGAGCACGTATATAGACAGCCTCGGAGACTTCTATGCTTCAGTCACGGAGCTCCTTGGGTTCAAGCCCATGAGGCACGAGGGCAAGGTTATGAGCTTGGCTGCCTACGGGAGGCCAACCTACGATTTGAGCAACATCATCGAGGTGAACGGCCTCACCTTTGAGAATCGTCTCAAGGTTATAGGAACAGAGGCCACGAAGAGGTTGGCTGAGCTGTTCTCGTACCCGCTGGAGAGGGCGAGGGAGATAGCGGGGGAGATGAAGCGTGGAAAGCTCGATGGAGAGCTCCAGAGGAGGGCAATAGAGATAGCGGCAAGCGTCCAGGCTCACCTCGAGAGGCTCGTGGAAGAGCTGGGTATAAGGCTTGTGAGATATAATCTTCCCTTGGCCTACGCGGGGGGAGTAGCCCAGAACGTAAAGGCCAATGCGGTTCTCAGGAGGATTTTTCCGAACCTCTGGGTGTTTCCGGCCATGGATGACGCGGGCCTTGCCTTTGGAGCGGCTGTCTTCGTAAAGGCCCAGTTCGAGAGGCTTGATGGAAAGTGGAGGCCCTTCAAGTTGGAGCACGTCTATCTTGGACCAGGATATTCAAAGGAGAAAGTCGAGGGGTTCCTCAAAGGTGAAGGGGTTGAATACGAGGAGATTAATGACGTCTCCTCCTTCGTCGTGGACGCTCTCGTTGAGGGTAAGCTTGTTAGCTTTTTCCAAGGAAGAATGGAGTTCGGGCCGAGGGCCCTCGGCAATAGGTCGATACTTGCTGATCCTAGGGATGAGAGCGTGAAGGAGAGGCTCAATCTTGCTTTGAAGAGGGATGTCTTCCAGCCCTTCGCCCCATCCATCCTCGAGGAGCGGGCTGAAGATTATCTCGCTGACCTGAACGGACCCCCGAATAGGTTTATGACGATGAGTTACATAGCGAGTGAAGAATTCAGAAGGCTTGCCCCGGCGGTTGTGCATGTAGATGGCACTACTAGGCCACAGAGCGTTGTAAGGGAGGTAAACTCAACCTACTACGACCTTATAAAGGTCTTTGAGAAGAGCACTGGCCTCGGAGCTGTGCTCAACACGAGCTTCAACATGCACGGCGAGCCTATAGTCTGCTCGCCAGCGGATGCTCTGAGAACGTTCAAGGAGGCTCGCTTGGACATCCTCGTGGTTGAGGGGTTTGCAGTTTACAGCAGGTAA
- the serS gene encoding serine--tRNA ligase: MLDIKLIRENPEIVKNDLIKRGELEKVKWIDEILELDKAWREKLKEINRLRHERNKIAIEIGKRRKAGEDVEGLLVKSKEIVARIEDLEKEVEELKRRIDYYLWRLPNITHPSVPVGKDENDNVPVRFWGKAKVWKGHLESFLEQSGGKMEYEVLEWKPRLHVDLLELLGGADFARAAKVSGSRFYYLLNEIVILDLALIRFALDRLIEKGFTPVIPPYMVRRFVEEGATTFEDFEDVIYKVEGEDLYLIPTAEHPLAGMHANEILDGKDLPLLYVGVSPCFRKEAGTAGKDTKGIFRVHQFHKVEQFVYSRPEESWEWHEKLIANAEELFQALEIPYRVVNICTGDLGYVAAKKYDIEAWMPGQGKFREVVSASNCTDWQARRLNIRFRDRTNEKPRYVHTLNSTAIATSRAIVAILENHQEEDGTVRIPKVLWKYTGFKEIVPVDRKEGRCCGK; the protein is encoded by the coding sequence ATGCTCGACATAAAGCTCATCCGCGAAAATCCAGAAATCGTCAAGAACGACCTGATAAAGAGGGGCGAGCTCGAAAAAGTCAAGTGGATAGACGAGATACTAGAGCTGGATAAAGCGTGGAGGGAAAAGCTCAAGGAAATAAACAGACTCAGGCACGAGAGGAACAAGATAGCAATTGAGATCGGCAAGCGCAGAAAGGCCGGAGAAGACGTCGAAGGGCTTCTTGTTAAGAGCAAGGAGATAGTTGCTAGGATTGAGGATCTCGAAAAGGAAGTTGAGGAGCTCAAGAGGAGGATAGATTACTACCTTTGGCGTCTCCCCAACATAACCCATCCGAGCGTCCCCGTGGGGAAGGACGAGAATGATAACGTTCCGGTAAGGTTCTGGGGCAAGGCTAAGGTTTGGAAGGGGCACCTCGAGAGCTTCCTCGAGCAGAGCGGAGGGAAAATGGAATATGAGGTGCTGGAGTGGAAGCCGAGGCTCCATGTTGATCTACTCGAGCTCCTAGGGGGTGCAGACTTCGCGAGGGCCGCTAAGGTGAGCGGTTCGCGCTTCTACTATCTGCTCAATGAAATAGTCATCCTTGACCTTGCCCTCATCCGCTTCGCCCTTGACAGGCTCATAGAGAAGGGATTCACCCCAGTTATACCGCCCTATATGGTCCGCCGCTTCGTAGAAGAAGGGGCCACAACCTTCGAAGACTTCGAGGACGTAATCTACAAGGTCGAGGGGGAGGACCTCTACCTTATCCCGACGGCCGAGCACCCCTTGGCAGGAATGCACGCCAACGAAATACTTGATGGGAAGGACCTCCCGCTCCTCTACGTCGGCGTTTCGCCCTGCTTCAGAAAGGAGGCCGGAACGGCAGGAAAGGACACCAAGGGAATCTTCAGGGTGCACCAGTTCCACAAGGTCGAGCAGTTCGTATATTCAAGGCCCGAGGAGAGCTGGGAGTGGCACGAGAAGCTTATAGCCAACGCGGAAGAGCTCTTTCAAGCCCTTGAGATTCCTTATCGCGTCGTGAACATATGCACGGGCGATTTAGGTTATGTGGCCGCCAAGAAGTACGACATTGAGGCGTGGATGCCTGGGCAGGGCAAGTTCAGAGAAGTTGTGAGCGCGAGCAATTGCACCGACTGGCAGGCTCGGAGGCTCAACATAAGGTTCAGAGACAGAACGAACGAGAAGCCCCGCTACGTTCACACTCTAAATTCCACCGCAATAGCAACCTCTAGAGCAATAGTGGCCATCCTCGAGAACCACCAGGAGGAGGATGGAACCGTCAGGATTCCAAAAGTCCTATGGAAGTACACGGGCTTCAAGGAGATAGTTCCAGTCGATAGGAAGGAAGGGCGGTGCTGTGGAAAGTGA
- a CDS encoding tungsten cofactor oxidoreductase radical SAM maturase translates to MYKFSLWGARILIQPKPDLRYLYIEITNRCNLHCRMCFKQYWEDKEGDMDWDLFLKVLDDAEDLPELKMIYFGGIGEPTVHPRFMDMVREVKKRGFALGISTNGTLLTEGVMEELVELGVDLIYFSMDAVPTAANVLNLGHVTSAVTAKKIGELVKFKREVGTERPFIGVEVVVTKENYDQLPEMALYLKRLGVDSMLVSNLLPMTEEQADQIVYDGSIDMEPYLRKLQRIASGGLFMRIAEFQLRTERYCDFVENNVAVVRWDGEVFPCYRFLHTYPEFIFGRRKKVVTHSFGNVREKSLKEIWVSPEYVMFRFIVRASAYPSCIDCPLNYSCAFVEDTERDCWGNSPSCGDCLWSRRIVLCPIPEEYMGKFL, encoded by the coding sequence ATGTACAAATTTTCTTTATGGGGCGCAAGAATTCTTATACAGCCGAAGCCCGATCTTAGATATCTTTACATCGAGATAACGAACAGGTGTAACCTCCACTGCAGGATGTGCTTCAAGCAGTATTGGGAGGACAAAGAGGGGGACATGGACTGGGACCTGTTCCTGAAGGTGCTCGACGATGCAGAGGATCTCCCTGAGCTCAAAATGATATATTTCGGCGGCATAGGGGAACCGACGGTTCACCCGAGGTTCATGGACATGGTCCGCGAGGTAAAGAAGAGGGGATTCGCCTTGGGCATAAGCACGAACGGCACCCTTCTTACGGAAGGTGTAATGGAAGAGCTCGTGGAGCTGGGCGTTGACCTGATATATTTTTCCATGGACGCCGTCCCAACGGCCGCGAACGTCCTCAATCTCGGCCACGTAACCTCGGCCGTAACGGCCAAGAAAATCGGGGAGCTCGTGAAGTTCAAGAGAGAGGTAGGCACAGAAAGGCCATTTATAGGAGTTGAGGTCGTGGTAACGAAGGAGAATTATGACCAACTGCCAGAAATGGCCCTTTACCTTAAGAGGCTGGGTGTTGACTCTATGCTCGTCTCTAACCTGCTCCCGATGACGGAGGAGCAGGCAGACCAGATAGTTTACGACGGGAGCATTGACATGGAACCCTACCTCAGGAAGCTCCAGAGGATAGCGAGCGGTGGCCTCTTCATGAGAATAGCGGAGTTTCAGCTAAGGACGGAGCGTTACTGCGACTTCGTGGAGAACAACGTGGCCGTCGTCAGGTGGGATGGCGAGGTCTTTCCCTGCTACCGCTTTCTCCACACATATCCCGAGTTCATCTTCGGGCGGAGGAAGAAAGTCGTGACGCACTCCTTCGGCAACGTGAGGGAGAAGAGCCTAAAGGAGATATGGGTGAGTCCCGAATACGTCATGTTCCGCTTCATAGTTAGGGCCTCGGCCTATCCCTCCTGTATAGACTGTCCCCTCAACTACTCCTGCGCATTCGTAGAGGATACGGAGAGGGACTGCTGGGGGAACTCTCCAAGCTGCGGCGATTGTCTGTGGTCGAGGCGGATAGTTCTCTGCCCCATTCCGGAGGAGTACATGGGAAAGTTCCTCTAG
- a CDS encoding type II toxin-antitoxin system VapC family toxin — MLWKVKLVLDSSVFIQGVDVEGYTTPKVVEEVKDRESRIFLEGLISAGKVKVVEPSREAVEIVKKAARKTGELRELSEADIEVLALAYELKAELFTDDYNLQNVARTLGIEFKTLKRGIKKVIRWRYVCIGCGRTFEEEPLDGICPDCGGPVRLIPRKKS; from the coding sequence GTGCTGTGGAAAGTGAAGCTCGTCCTTGATTCTTCCGTTTTCATCCAGGGGGTTGATGTCGAAGGCTATACAACCCCAAAGGTCGTTGAGGAAGTTAAGGATAGGGAATCAAGGATTTTCCTTGAAGGCCTCATCTCGGCTGGCAAGGTTAAAGTAGTTGAGCCCTCGAGGGAAGCCGTTGAGATCGTTAAAAAGGCCGCCCGCAAAACTGGGGAGCTCAGGGAGCTGAGCGAGGCGGATATCGAGGTTCTTGCCCTCGCCTATGAGCTGAAAGCCGAGCTCTTCACGGACGACTACAATCTTCAAAACGTGGCCAGAACGCTCGGCATCGAGTTCAAGACGCTCAAGCGGGGGATAAAGAAGGTCATCCGCTGGCGCTACGTCTGCATAGGGTGCGGTAGAACCTTTGAGGAGGAGCCGCTCGATGGAATTTGCCCCGACTGTGGGGGCCCAGTAAGGCTGATACCGAGGAAAAAGAGTTAG
- a CDS encoding aldehyde ferredoxin oxidoreductase family protein, with protein sequence MFGYNGKILRVNLSDETIKEETFNEAFAKRWLGTRGFGIYYLLKEIDPTIDPFSPENKLIFATGPLTGTSAPTGGRYMVITKSPLTEYVAMANSGGFFGPELKFAGWDALIIEGKANHPVYIYINDESVEIKDASHLWGKVVSETEERLKEEVGDKNVQIASIGPAGENKVRFAAVMNNGHRAAGRGGVGAVMGSKNLKAIVVRGHKKVEVADKGKFMEVVREKIEKLKKDPVAGGGLPKYGTAVLVNIINENGLYPTRNFQKGVFEYAYEQSGEAMAAKYLTKNKPCFACPIGCGRVNRLPTLGITEGPEYESVWALGANLGINDLASIIEANHLADEFGMDTISLGGTLATAMELYEKGLLKQEDIGEDAPPFRWGNTEVLHYYVEKIARREGFGDVLAEGGYRLAEKFNGLEYFMGVKKQELPAYDPRGAEGHGLGYATNNRGGCHIKQYMISPEILGYPYKMDPHDISDEKVKMVILFQDLTALVDAAGLCVFTTFGLGADDYRDLLNAALGWDFSTEDYLKIGERIWNAERLFNLKAGLDPVKEDTLPKRLLEEPMPEGPHKGHVVRLKEMLPRYYKFRGWTEDGRIPEEKLKELGLEEFI encoded by the coding sequence ATGTTTGGCTACAATGGGAAGATACTTCGTGTAAATCTCTCCGACGAAACAATTAAGGAGGAGACCTTCAACGAGGCCTTCGCCAAGAGGTGGCTTGGAACGAGGGGCTTCGGCATCTACTACCTTCTAAAGGAAATTGACCCTACCATCGACCCCTTCAGCCCTGAGAACAAGCTTATATTCGCCACAGGCCCGCTGACTGGAACCTCTGCCCCCACGGGCGGCAGATACATGGTGATTACCAAGAGCCCCCTGACTGAATATGTAGCCATGGCAAATTCTGGCGGCTTCTTCGGACCTGAGCTCAAGTTTGCAGGCTGGGACGCCCTGATAATCGAGGGCAAGGCTAATCATCCTGTCTACATATACATAAATGACGAGAGTGTCGAGATTAAGGACGCTAGCCACCTCTGGGGCAAGGTTGTTAGCGAGACCGAGGAGAGGCTTAAGGAGGAGGTCGGCGACAAGAACGTTCAGATAGCATCCATAGGACCAGCCGGTGAGAACAAGGTTCGCTTCGCGGCTGTTATGAACAACGGACACAGAGCAGCGGGAAGGGGCGGTGTCGGAGCCGTCATGGGAAGCAAGAACCTCAAAGCCATAGTTGTCAGGGGTCACAAGAAGGTCGAGGTTGCGGACAAGGGCAAATTCATGGAGGTCGTTAGGGAGAAGATAGAGAAGCTGAAGAAGGATCCTGTGGCCGGCGGCGGCTTGCCCAAGTACGGAACCGCCGTTCTCGTTAACATTATCAACGAGAACGGCTTATATCCAACGAGAAACTTCCAGAAAGGAGTGTTTGAGTACGCATATGAGCAAAGCGGTGAAGCGATGGCCGCCAAGTATCTCACAAAGAATAAGCCGTGCTTTGCTTGTCCAATCGGCTGTGGTCGCGTTAACAGGCTTCCGACCCTTGGAATCACGGAGGGGCCTGAGTATGAAAGCGTCTGGGCTCTCGGTGCTAACCTCGGCATAAACGACCTCGCGAGCATAATAGAGGCCAACCACCTCGCCGATGAGTTTGGAATGGACACAATAAGTCTCGGCGGAACTTTGGCTACTGCCATGGAACTCTACGAGAAGGGCCTTCTCAAGCAAGAAGATATTGGGGAGGACGCGCCACCCTTTAGGTGGGGCAACACCGAGGTTCTCCACTACTACGTTGAGAAGATCGCACGCAGAGAAGGCTTTGGAGATGTTCTCGCCGAAGGTGGCTACCGCCTTGCGGAGAAGTTCAACGGCTTGGAATACTTCATGGGGGTCAAGAAGCAGGAGCTTCCGGCCTACGATCCAAGGGGTGCTGAAGGGCATGGCCTCGGCTACGCAACCAACAACCGTGGTGGCTGTCACATCAAGCAGTACATGATAAGCCCCGAGATACTCGGCTACCCGTACAAGATGGATCCACACGACATCAGCGACGAGAAGGTCAAGATGGTCATCCTCTTCCAGGACCTCACGGCACTAGTAGACGCCGCCGGTCTCTGTGTCTTCACAACGTTCGGTCTCGGCGCCGACGACTACCGCGACCTCTTAAACGCGGCCCTCGGCTGGGACTTCAGCACCGAGGACTACCTCAAGATAGGCGAGAGAATATGGAACGCTGAGAGGCTCTTCAACCTCAAGGCCGGTCTCGATCCAGTCAAGGAGGACACCTTGCCGAAGAGGCTTCTCGAGGAGCCCATGCCGGAAGGACCACACAAAGGCCATGTTGTGCGCCTGAAGGAGATGCTTCCACGCTACTACAAGTTCCGTGGCTGGACCGAGGACGGGAGGATTCCAGAGGAGAAGCTCAAGGAGCTCGGCCTCGAAGAGTTTATTTGA
- a CDS encoding zinc metalloprotease HtpX, whose product MGFGLWIRTGLLMAFLTALLVGIGYLLGNTAGMVFAFTLALLMNFVSYWFSDRIVLSWYGARIVDEHEAPELHRIVEKLAMGAGIPKPRVAIVPSPTPNAFATGRDPEHAVVAVTEGLLHILNRDELEGVIAHEISHIKNRDTLIQTLAAVMAGAIMVLVRMASWSLWFGGYDEDRDSGNLIGLILAIVLAPIAAMLIQLAISRSREYLADETGARISGKPHALASALLKIEQAVRHRPMREGNPATAPLFIVNPFRGVSFSELFSTHPPTEKRVERLRRIAMEMGIVF is encoded by the coding sequence ATGGGGTTCGGTCTATGGATTAGGACCGGCCTCTTAATGGCCTTCCTCACCGCCCTTCTCGTGGGGATAGGCTACCTCCTGGGCAACACGGCCGGGATGGTCTTCGCATTCACGCTGGCCCTCCTCATGAACTTTGTGAGCTACTGGTTCAGTGACAGGATAGTGCTCAGCTGGTACGGGGCAAGGATAGTTGATGAGCATGAAGCCCCAGAGCTCCACAGGATAGTGGAAAAGCTTGCCATGGGGGCTGGCATACCGAAGCCCAGGGTCGCAATAGTGCCATCGCCTACGCCAAACGCCTTTGCCACGGGCAGAGACCCGGAGCACGCCGTCGTCGCCGTTACTGAGGGCCTTTTGCACATCCTCAACAGGGACGAGCTTGAAGGAGTTATAGCCCACGAGATAAGCCACATAAAGAACAGGGACACCCTCATTCAGACGCTCGCCGCAGTAATGGCTGGAGCGATTATGGTGCTCGTCAGGATGGCTAGCTGGAGCCTCTGGTTCGGTGGCTACGATGAAGACAGAGATTCGGGCAACCTCATAGGGCTGATACTCGCCATAGTTCTGGCTCCGATAGCGGCCATGCTCATTCAGCTCGCCATAAGCCGCTCTCGCGAGTATCTTGCGGACGAGACCGGGGCCAGGATAAGCGGAAAGCCTCATGCCCTCGCCAGCGCCCTCCTGAAGATAGAGCAGGCAGTTCGCCACAGACCCATGCGTGAGGGGAATCCAGCGACGGCTCCGCTCTTTATAGTGAATCCCTTCAGAGGTGTCAGCTTCAGCGAGCTCTTCTCGACCCACCCGCCAACCGAGAAGAGGGTGGAGAGGCTCAGGAGGATAGCGATGGAGATGGGCATAGTCTTTTAG
- a CDS encoding MoaD/ThiS family protein codes for MPKVTVKLFATLIEITGKKSLELEARTIGELLEKLYAKFGEPFRRELESGFMILVNGHNIEHLKGLNTELKEGDKVSIFPPAGGG; via the coding sequence ATGCCGAAGGTAACGGTGAAGCTATTTGCCACTTTAATTGAGATAACCGGGAAGAAGTCCCTCGAGCTTGAAGCGAGAACCATCGGCGAGCTTCTCGAGAAGCTCTACGCCAAGTTCGGCGAACCCTTCAGGAGAGAGCTGGAGAGTGGCTTCATGATACTCGTCAACGGTCACAATATAGAGCATCTGAAGGGCCTCAACACGGAGCTCAAGGAAGGAGATAAGGTTAGTATCTTCCCGCCAGCTGGAGGGGGATGA
- a CDS encoding adenylate kinase family protein → MLIAVTGTPGVGKTTVAKLLAEKLGYEYVDLRRFVLERGIGELKYDELEVEVDELAYHVERELKGKRAVLDGHLSHLMPVDLVIVLRAHPKLIGKRLTARGYSREKVGENVEAELVDVILVEALDEHENVIEVDTTGKRPEEVVEEILDLIRSGVKKRVGVVDWSEVYDEIIPYLRLGGE, encoded by the coding sequence ATGCTAATAGCCGTAACGGGAACGCCAGGCGTTGGTAAAACCACCGTGGCGAAGCTGCTCGCCGAAAAACTCGGATACGAGTATGTGGACCTCAGGCGTTTTGTCCTTGAGAGAGGGATAGGGGAACTTAAATATGATGAGCTGGAGGTGGAAGTCGACGAGCTCGCCTATCATGTGGAGAGAGAGCTAAAAGGAAAGAGAGCTGTCCTCGACGGCCATCTCAGCCACCTCATGCCCGTTGACTTGGTTATTGTGCTCAGAGCTCATCCAAAGCTGATAGGGAAGAGGCTGACGGCCCGGGGATATTCCAGAGAGAAGGTCGGCGAGAACGTGGAGGCCGAGCTCGTGGATGTGATATTGGTTGAGGCCCTAGACGAACACGAGAACGTCATAGAGGTTGACACAACGGGCAAGAGGCCAGAAGAGGTTGTGGAAGAAATCCTTGACCTCATACGTAGTGGCGTGAAGAAAAGGGTCGGCGTGGTGGACTGGAGCGAAGTTTACGACGAGATAATTCCCTACCTGAGACTGGGAGGTGAGTGA